In Mauremys reevesii isolate NIE-2019 linkage group 8, ASM1616193v1, whole genome shotgun sequence, a single genomic region encodes these proteins:
- the LOC120370190 gene encoding LOW QUALITY PROTEIN: 60S ribosomal protein L27-like (The sequence of the model RefSeq protein was modified relative to this genomic sequence to represent the inferred CDS: inserted 2 bases in 2 codons) has product MGKFMKPGKVVLVLAGRYSGRKAVLMKNIDDGTSDRPYSHALVAGIDRYPRVTAVMGKRRKKESQDQNHLMPTRYSVDISLDKDRVNXDVFQDPALKXASRAAKVKGEERREKRGKSKWFRARAAINMLSVSTGSFLVTAPVSISSVPLVGQALILALFLLVANKGQSADSDLHGSVLITGGAIVQVGAGVQPLAKEG; this is encoded by the exons ATGGGGAAGTTCATGAAGCCCGGGAAGGTGGTGCTCGTGCTGGCTGGGCGCTACTCGGGGCGGAAAGCCGTCCTCATGAAGAACATTGATGATGGCACCTCAGACAGACCGTATAGCCACGCTCTGGTGGCTGGTATCGATCGGTACCCACGAGTAACGGCTGTAatgggaaaaagaagaaaaaaagagagccAAGATCAAAACCATCTAATGCCAACCAGGTATTCTGTGGATATTTCTCTGGACAAAGACCGTGTCA AAGATGTGTTTCAGGACCCTGCACTGA CAGCAAGCAGGGCAGCCAAAGTGAAAGGTGAggaaagaagagagaagagaggaaagaGTAAGTGGTTCAGAGCTAGAGCTGCGATAAACATGTTAAGTGTTAG TACAGGATCATTCCTGGTCACGGCACCGGTCTCCATCTCCTCAGTACCGCTCGTCGGGCAGGCACTGATCCTCGCCCTCTTCCTACTAGTTGCCAACAAGGGTCAGTCAGCAGACTCAGACCTCCATGGCTCCGTCCTGATCACCGGAGGAGCAATTGTCCAAGTCGGAGCAGGAGTTCAGCCCCTTGCCAAGGAAGGGTGA